Proteins encoded by one window of Musa acuminata AAA Group cultivar baxijiao chromosome BXJ2-9, Cavendish_Baxijiao_AAA, whole genome shotgun sequence:
- the LOC135622131 gene encoding protein FD-like, whose protein sequence is MTPYSSMLSKNTRIMEEVWKDISLSSLQQDMPSIPSLPPNHLERLCGVSSSTTTSFRSIILQDFLTEHFKATSDRSPPPSTALGLNSNLGGGSNGLSSSSASSVFSDGVGDGVVACCSKKHQMEHELNEESGDRSDVDRRKKRMIKNRESAARSRARKQAYTTELEQEVDHLVNENRTLKRQFEELKKAAQDHLFVPAKHTLQRTLTAPF, encoded by the exons atgACTCCCTACTCCTCCATGCTCTCCAAGAACACCAGGATCATGGAGGAGGTGTGGAAGGACATAAGCTTGAGTTCTCTGCAGCAAGACATGCCTTCCATTCCTTCCCTTCCACCAAACCACCTCGAGCGCCTGTGCGGTGTCAGCTCGTCGACCACCACCTCCTTTAGAAGCATCATTCTCCAAGACTTCCTTACCGAGCACTTCAAGGCGACCAGTGACCGCAGTCCTCCTCCTTCTACCGCTCTTGGTCTCAACTCCAACCTCGGCGGTGGCAGCAAtggtctctcctcctcctccgcctccagtGTCTTCTCGGATGGCGTCGGTGACGGCGTCGTAGCTTGCTGCAGCAAGAAGCACCAGATGGAGCATGAGTTGAACGAAGAGTCCGGCGATCGGAGCGACGTCGACCGAAGGAAGAAGCGGATGATCAAGAACCGTGAGTCGGCAGCTCGGTCGAGAGCCAGGAAACAG GCTTACACAACTGAGTTGGAGCAGGAGGTGGATCACTTAGTGAACGAGAACAGGACGCTGAAGCGACAGTTTGAGGAG CTAAAGAAAGCCGCGCAGGATCACCTCTTCGTGCCTGCAAAGCACACCCTCCAAAGAACCCTAACAGCTCCATTTTAA